Proteins encoded by one window of Manihot esculenta cultivar AM560-2 chromosome 10, M.esculenta_v8, whole genome shotgun sequence:
- the LOC110624380 gene encoding cellulose synthase A catalytic subunit 3 [UDP-forming] — protein MESEGETAAKPMKNVGGQVCQICSDNVGKTVDGDPFVACNVCAFPVCRPCYEYERKDGNQSCPQCKTRYKRQKGSPAILADREDGDANDGTDDFNYSSESQDHKQKIAERMLSWQMNYRQGEEVEAPNYDKEVSHNHIPLLTNGHEVSGELSAASPEHISMASPGVGKRIHPLPYTADINQLPNVRVVDPVREYGSPGLGNVAWKERVDGWKMKQEKNVVPMSTGQAPSERGVGDIDACTDVLVDDSLLNDEARQPLSRKVSVPSSRINPYRMVIVLRLIILCIFLHYRITNPVPNAYALWLISVICEIWFAISWILDQFPKWLPVNRETYLDRLALRYDREGEPSQLAAVDIFVSTVDPLKEPPLVTANTVLSILAVDYPVDKVSCYVSDDGAAMLTFEALAETSEFARKWVPFCKKYNIEPRAPEWYFTQKIDYLKDKVQTSFVKERRAMKREYEEFKVRINGLVAKATKVPEEGWIMQDGTPWPGNNTRDHPGMIQVFLGQNGGLDAEGNELPRLVYVSREKRPGFQHHKKAGAMNALVRVSAVLTNGPFLLNLDCDHYINNSKALRESMCFLMDPNLGKQVCYVQFPQRFDGIDRNDRYANRNTVFFDINLRGLDGIQGPVYVGTGCVFNRTALYGYEPPLKPKHKKHGFLSSLCGGSRKKNSKSSKKGSDKKKSGKHVDPTLPIFSLEDIEEGVEGAGFDDEKSLLMSQMSLEKRFGQSAVFVASTLMENGGVPQSATPEDLLKEAIHVISCGYEDKTDWGSEIGWIYGSVTEDILTGFKMHARGWRSIYCMPKRPAFKGSAPINLSDRLNQVLRWALGSVEILFSRHCPIWYGYGGRLKWLERFAYVNTTIYPVTAIPLLLYCTLPAVCLLTNKFIIPQISNLASIWFISLFLSIFATGILEMRWSGVGIDEWWRNEQFWVIGGVSAHLFAVFQGLLKVLAGIDTNFTVTSKASDEDGDFAELYMFKWTTLLIPPTTLLIINLVGVVAGISYAINSGYQSWGPLFGKLFFAFWVIVHLYPFLKGLMGRQNRTPTIVVVWSILLASIFSLLWVRVDPFTTRVTGPDVEQCGINC, from the exons ATGGAATCTGAAGGTGAAACTGCG GCAAAACCCATGAAGAATGTGGGTGGACAGGTTTGCCAGATATGCAGTGATAATGTTGGCAAAACTGTGGATGGCGACCCATTTGTTGCTTGCAATGTTTGTGCATTTCCAGTGTGCAGGCCTTGCTATGAATACGAGAGGAAGGATGGGAATCAATCTTGCCCTCAATGCAAAACCAGATACAAGAGGCAGAAAG GTAGCCCTGCCATTCTTGCTGATAGAGAAGATGGTGATGCAAATGATGGCACCGATGACTTCAATTACTCTTCAGAATCTCAAGACCACAAGCAGAAGATTGCAGAACGCATGTTGAGCTGGCAGATGAATTACAGACAAGGGGAGGAAGTTGAAGCTCCAAATTATGATAAAGAGGTTTCTCATAATCATATCCCTCTTCTCACCAATGGACATGAG GTATCTGGAGAGCTTTCTGCTGCATCACCTGAACATATTTCTATGGCATCTCCTGGAGTTGGGAAGCGCATCCATCCTCTTCCTTACACGGCTGATATCAATCAATTAC CTAATGTGAGGGTTGTGGATCCAGTGCGGGAGTATGGTTCACCAGGATTGGGAAATGTAGCCTGGAAAGAGAGAGTTGATGGCTGGAAGATGAAGCAGGAGAAGAATGTTGTTCCTATGAGCACAGGCCAAGCTCCTTCTGAAAGGGGTGTTGGAGATATTGATGCCTGCACTGATGTGCTTGTTGATGACTCTCTATT GAATGATGAAGCTCGACAGCCTCTTTCTAGGAAGGTCTCCGTTCCATCATCTAGGATTAATCCATACAGGATGGTCATTGTTTTGCGGCTGATTATCCTCTGCATTTTCTTGCATTATCGAATAACGAATCCTGTGCCTAATGCATATGCTTTGTGGTTAATATCTGTGATATGTGAGATATGGTTTGCTATATCTTGGATTCTGGATCAGTTCCCTAAGTGGCTGCCTGTAAACCGTGAAACATATCTTGACAGACTTGCTTTAAG ATATGATCGTGAGGGAGAACCATCACAATTAGCTGCTGTTGACATTTTTGTCAGTACTGTGGATCCATTAAAGGAGCCTCCTCTTGTGACAGCAAATACTGTGCTCTCTATTCTTGCAGTTGACTACCCAGTTGACAAGGTCTCTTGCTATGTCTCTGATGATGGTGCTGCAATGTTGACATTTGAAGCTTTGGCTGAGACTTCAGAGTTTGCAAGGAAATGGGTGCCTTTCTGTAAGAAATATAACATTGAACCAAGGGCTCCAGAATGGTACTTCACACAAAAGATTGACTACTTGAAGGATAAAGTGCAAACATCATTTGTGAAAGAGCGTAGAGCAATGAAG AGAGAATATGAAGAATTCAAAGTTCGTATTAATGGGCTTGTTGCTAAGGCAACAAAAGTTCCTGAAGAAGGATGGATTATGCAAGATGGTACCCCATGGCCAGGAAATAACACTAGAGATCATCCAGGAATGATTCAG GTTTTCTTGGGTCAAAATGGAGGTCTTGATGCTGAGGGTAATGAGCTGCCACGGCTAGTTTATGTTTCACGTGAAAAGCGTCCAGGCTTCCAACACCACAAGAAGGCTGGTGCTATGAATGCACTT GTCAGAGTATCAGCTGTCCTTACTAATGGACCTTTCTTGTTGAATCTTGATTGTGATCACTACATAAACAACAGCAAGGCTTTGAGAGAATCTATGTGTTTTCTGATGGATCCCAACCTTGGGAAACAAGTATGTTACGTTCAGTTTCCCCAGAGATTTGATGGTATTGATAGAAACGATCGATATGCCAACCGAAATACTGTTTTCTTTGAT ATAAACTTGAGAGGTTTAGATGGTATTCAAGGCCCTGTTTACGTGGGTACTGGATGTGTCTTCAATAGAACAGCGTTGTATGGTTATGAACCTCCTCTCAAGCCCAAGCATAAGAAACATGGGTTTCTATCTTCTCTTTGTGGCGGATCACGAAAGAAGAATTCAAAATCAAGTAAGAAGGGCTCAGACAAAAAGAAATCCGGAAAGCATGTAGATCCCACTCTGCCAATTTTCAGTCTAGAAGATATAGAAGAGGGAGTTGAAG GTGCTGGATTTGATGATGAGAAGTCACTGCTAATGTCACAAATGAGCCTGGAAAAAAGGTTTGGCCAGTCTGCTGTTTTTGTTGCTTCCACACTTATGGAGAATGGTGGTGTTCCTCAGTCTGCAACACCAGAGGATCTTCTTAAAGAGGCGATTCATGTTATTAGCTGTGGCTACGAGGATAAGACAGACTGGGGAAGTGAG ATTGGATGGATCTATGGTTCTGTTACAGAAGATATTCTTACTGGTTTTAAGATGCATGCCCGTGGTTGGCGATCAATTTACTGCATGCCCAAGCGTCCAGCCTTTAAAGGTTCTGCTCCTATTAATCTTTCAGATCGTCTGAACCAAGTGCTTCGATGGGCTTTAGGTTCTGTGGAAATTCTTTTCAGTCGGCATTGTCCAATTTGGTATGGTTATGGTGGTAGACTAAAGTGGCTCGAGAGATTTGCTTATGTTAACACCACCATTTATCCAGTAACAGCCATTCCCCTTCTCTTGTACTGCACACTTCCGGCTGTGTGTCTGCTTACTAACAAGTTCATTATTCCACAG ATTAGTAATCTTGCAAGTATATGGttcatctctctctttctttccatCTTTGCAACTGGTATTTTGGAGATGAGATGGAGTGGCGTAGGAATCGACGAGTGGTGGAGAAATGAACAGTTTTGGGTTATTGGAGGTGTTTCAGCCCATCTGTTTGCCGTTTTCCAAGGCCTGCTTAAAGTACTCGCCGGCATTGACACAAACTTCACTGTCACCTCCAAGGCCTCAGACGAGGATGGAGATTTCGCCGAACTTTACATGTTCAAATGGACAACTCTTCTAATCCCGCCAACAACTCTCCTCATCATTAACTTGGTGGGTGTCGTCGCGGGTATATCCTACGCCATTAACAGTGGTTATCAATCATGGGGTCCTCTTTTCGGCAAGCTTTTCTTCGCGTTTTGGGTGATCGTCCATCTTTATCCATTCCTGAAAGGTCTTATGGGTCGCCAGAACCGAACACCAACCATCGTTGTGGTATGGTCTATTCTGCTTGCCTCTATATTCTCTTTGTTGTGGGTGAGAgttgatcctttcaccactagaGTTACTGGACCAGATGTTGAGCAGTGCGGAATCAACTGTTAA
- the LOC110624381 gene encoding pre-rRNA-processing protein ESF1, whose protein sequence is MGSKNTDYKESKEKKKKNKPTKDLDAKNNDKIHHEGGGGRKIIADPRFASVHSDPRFQKVTKQKSKVAIDSRFNRMFTDKNFASSSAKLDKRGKPKKHKSESSLRHYYRIEDEEGEDNDDRMKEIEKKLKIVNDKDNSGEEVEEESEEELEKLDLAAEGSESSSQSEASDSEVDAESTTDEEDEEVFYEDDLSEVEVENIPTIEDGTRRLAIVNMDWRHVRAVDLYVILRSFLPKGGEILSLSVYPSEFGLQRMKEEELHGPVGLFDDENKDGDGGSDDDDEIDEEKLRAYEKSRLRYYYGVVECDSVSTAEHLYKACDGVEFERSSNVFDLRFVPDSMEFKHPPRDVATEAPASYEGLDFHTKALQHSNIPISWDEDEPQRVKTLKRKFNADQLAELELKEFLASDESESDEDENDAAIAEGESNKKSKKLDKYRALIQSADGSDVENEDEGQDMEITFNTGLEDISKHILEKRDKKSESVWEAHLREKREKKKARKKRSKYSSEDESSDADEEKEEPDDFFFEEPAIKKGKKECRAKSDKEGKKHQYTDKEAEASRAELELLLADDNGANNGVKGYNLKHKTAKGKKEKQVSDENKIPTGDYDDPRFSALFTSPLFSLDPTDPQFKRSAAYARQMALTQQKGDQLELEGGHKKRPTKSQVPANEPDANIKEQRSSDVLPSKKEKYEISSLVKSLKMKSKQIHLPSNGKTKKEEKFQPRGAKEMEKPELATLVQSVKKKAKAVQK, encoded by the exons ATGGGTTCCAAAAACACAGATTATAAGGAGAgtaaggaaaagaagaagaaaaacaaaCCAACGAAAGATTTGGATGCTAAAAACAACGACAAAATCCACCATGAAGGCGGCGGCGGAAGGAAGATCATCGCAGACCCTCGATTTGCATCAGTACACTCAGACCCTCGGTTTCAGAAAGTTACTAAGCAAAAGTCCAAGGTCGCAATCGACTCTCGCTTCAACCGCATGTTCACGGACAAAAATTTTGCTTCCTCTTCTGCAAAATTAGACAAACGTGGTAAGCCTAAGAAGCACAAGTCGGAAAGTTCTTTGCGCCATTACTATCGAATTGAAGATGAAGAAGGAGAAGATAATGATGATAGAATGAAAGAGATAGAGAAGAAATTGAAGATCGTGAATGATAAGGATAACAGTGGAGAGGAAGTAGAAGAAGAAAGTGAGGAGGAACTAGAGAAATTGGATCTCGCAGCAGAAGGAAGCGAGTCGAGTAGTCAATCTGAGGCGTCGGACTCGGAGGTTGACGCGGAGTCCACTACTGATGAGGAGGATGAGGAGGTGTTTTATGAGGATGATTTGTCTGAAGTAGAG GTGGAAAATATACCAACAATTGAAGATGGAACCCGCAGGCTTGCCATTGTTAATATGGACTGGAGACACGTTAGG GCTGTTGACTTGTATGTAATACTACGCTCATTTCTTCCAAAAGGAGGAGAAATTTTGTCTTTGTCTGTCTATCCATCTGAATTTGGTCTTCAGCGTATgaaagaggaagagcttcatgGTCCTGTTGGCTTATTTGATGACGAGAACAAGGATGGTGATGGTGGcagtgatgatgatgatgagatTGACGAGGAGAAATTGCGTGCTTATGAGAAAAGTAGGCTGAG GTACTACTATGGTGTAGTGGAATGTGATTCTGTATCAACAGCAGAACACCTATACAAAGCTTGTGATGGAGTTGAGTTTGAAAGATCTTCTAATGTTTTTGATCTTAGATTTGTTCCTGACTCTATGGAATTTAAACATCCACCTCGTGATGTTGCAACGGAG GCACCAGCAAGCTATGAGGGATTGGATTTCCACACCAAAGCACTGCAGCACAGTAATATTCCTATTAGTTGGGATGAAGATGAACCACAGCGTGTCAAGACCTTGAAACGAAAATTTAATGCTGACCAG CTGGCTGAGTTGGAGTTGAAGGAGTTCTTAGCTTCTGATGAGAGTGAAAGCGATGAGGATGAAAATGATGCTGCCATTGCAGAGGGTGAATCAAATAAAAAGAGTAAAAAACTGGATAAGTACCGTGCTTTAATCCAGTCTGCTGATGGTTCAGATGTAGAGAATGAGGATGAAGGGCAGGATATGGAGATTACTTTTAACACTGGCTTAGAGGATATAAGTAAGCACATTCTGGAAAAAAGGGATAAGAAATCAGAAAGTGTTTGGGAAGCACATCTCAGGGAAAAGCGTGAGAAGAAGAAGGCTCGAAAAAAGAGATCCAAGTATTCATCAGAGGACGAGAGTAGTGATgctgatgaagaaaaagaagaacctGATGATTTCTTTTTTGAAGAACCAGCTATTAAAAAGGGAAAGAAGGAATGTCGAGCTAAGAGcgacaaagaaggaaagaaacaCCAGTATACAGATAAGGAAGCAGAAGCAAGCAGAGCAGAGCTTGAGTTGTTACTTGCTGATGATAATGGGGCTAATAATGGTGTAAAGGGATATAATTTGAAACATAAAACAGCAAAGggtaaaaaggaaaaacaagtGTCAGATGAGAACAAAATACCAACTGGTGACTATGATGATCCACGGTTTTCAGCTCTCTTCACTTCACCTCTATTTTCATTGGATCCTACAGATCCACAGTTCAAAAG AAGTGCTGCTTACGCTAGGCAGATGGCGTTGACGCAGCAAAAGGGTGATCAGCTAGAACTGGAAGGGGGGCATAAGAAACGGCCGACAAAATCTCAGGTACCAGCTAATGAGCCAGATGCAAACATAAAGGAGCAGAGGAGTTCCGATGTTTTGCcatcaaagaaagagaaatatgAGATATCATCATTGGTAAAGTCCCTTAAGATGAAGTCCAAGCAAATCCATTTGCCCTCTAATGGCAaaacaaagaaagaagaaaaatttcAACCTAGAGGTGCAAAAGAAATGGAGAAGCCTGAGCTTGCAACCTTGGTCCAATCAGTGAAGAAGAAGGCCAAAGCTGtgcaaaaatga
- the LOC110623925 gene encoding zinc finger CCCH domain-containing protein 30 — protein sequence MCGGPDRSSKSSAPSPSTVEITANTKDMNHLTVETGDSFCNLLELAANNDVEGFKQLIERDASSTNEVGYWYGRQKGSKNVVLDHRTPLMVAATYGSIDVIKFLLTDTDADVNLSCGMDKTTALHCAASGGSLNAVEVVKLLLSAGAYVNCLDANGYRPVDVIVVPPKLHSMRDALKELLSNSISNGSLGERNCNGSVGENTSNGSVGECNLRVSISTSNTSSPTLSSSPENGSMSSPVLGSSPMSSKYNDLPINTSEKKEYPIDPSLPDIKNSIYATDEFRMYSFKIRPCSRAYSHDWTECPFVHPGENARRRDPRKFHYSCVPCPDFRKGACRRGDMCEYAHGVFECWLHPAQYRTRLCKDGTCCNRRVCFFAHTPEELRPLYVSTGSAVPSPRSSASAASVMDMAAALSLLPASPSSVSAMSPTPFNQPMSPTASISHSSAAWPQPNIPTLHLPLSNLQSSRLRSSLSARDIPPEDLNLLPDFDAQQQILNDLTCFSLSRSNSVSLNHSGRSKALTPSNLEELFSAEISSPRYADQAAAVFSPSHKSAVFNQFQQQQSMLSPINTSVFSPKNVEHPLLQASFGVGSPGRMSPRSVEPISPMGSRLSAFAQREKQNQQLRSLSSRDLGSNNPAVSIVGSTVNSWTKWGSPNGKLDWSVSGRNDLGQLRRSSSFELANNGEEPDLSWVQSLVKESPPEMIKEKYGVPVSGAASTGEGLNPSSQIDSVLESWLEQMQLDQQQQLVV from the coding sequence ATGTGCGGTGGTCCGGACAGATCATCAAAATCATCTGCTCCATCTCCATCTACTGTAGAAATCACAGCTAACACAAAAGATATGAATCATCTAACTGTTGAAACGGGAGATTCTTTTTGCAATTTACTTGAGCTTGCGGCTAACAATGatgttgaaggttttaagcaattAATAGAGCGGGATGCTTCCTCGACTAATGAGGTTGGGTACTGGTATGGTCGCCAAAAGGGATCAAAGAATGTTGTTCTTGACCACAGGACTCCCCTAATGGTTGCTGCTACTTATGGCAGTATTGATGTTATCAAGTTTTTACTTACTGATACAGatgctgatgttaatctctcaTGTGGGATGGATAAAACCACTGCACTTCATTGTGCTGCTTCTGGTGGATCTCTTAATGCTGTTGAAGTGGTTAAACTGCTTTTATCTGCAGGTGCATATGTGAATTGCCTCGATGCCAATGGCTATCGCCCTGTTGATGTTATTGTTGTTCCGCCAAAGCTGCATAGCATGAGGGATGCCCTCAAAGAGCTTCTCTCAAACAGCATTTCTAATGGTTCATTAGGGGAGCGCAATTGTAATGGGTCCGTTGGTGAGAACACTTCTAATGGTTCCGTGGGCGAGTGCAATTTACGGGTGTCAATAAGTACCTCTAATACTAGCTCACCAACCCTTTCTTCATCCCCGGAAAATGGCTCAATGTCTTCTCCTGTGTTGGGGTCTTCTCCGATGTCCTCAAAGTACAATGATTTGCCAATAAATACATCTGAGAAGAAAGAATATCCAATTGATCCATCACTCCCAGACATCAAGAACAGCATCTATGCAACAGATGAGTTTCGCATGTACTCATTCAAGATCCGCCCATGTTCTAGGGCATATTCTCATGACTGGACAGAGTGCCCTTTCGTTCACCCAGGAGAGAATGCACGTAGAAGAGACCCACGGAAGTTTCACTATAGTTGTGTGCCTTGCCCTGATTTCCGTAAAGGGGCCTGCAGGCGTGGGGACATGTGTGAGTATGCTCATGGGGTGTTTGAGTGTTGGTTGCACCCAGCTCAATACCGAACTCGACTTTGCAAAGATGGCACTTGTTGCAATAGACGTGTCTGCTTTTTTGCCCATACACCTGAAGAACTCAGGCCCTTGTATGTCTCTACAGGATCTGCTGTCCCTTCACCACGATCATCTGCATCTGCAGCCAGTGTCATGGACATGGCAGCTGCTTTGAGCCTTTTGCCTGCTTCTCCATCATCAGTCTCTGCCATGTCTCCTACCCCTTTTAACCAACCAATGTCCCCTACAGCAAGTATTTCACACTCATCTGCTGCATGGCCACAGCCAAATATACCGACACTACATCTTCCACTAAGCAACCTTCAATCAAGTCGCTTGAGATCATCCCTTAGTGCCCGAGATATCCCACCTGAGGATCTTAATTTGTTGCCTGATTTTGATGCCCAGCAACAGATTTTAAACGATTTAACTTGTTTTTCACTTTCTCGTAGCAATTCTGTATCTTTGAACCATTCTGGTCGGTCTAAAGCACTAACTCCATCAAATCTTGAAGAGCTTTTTTCTGCTGAAATCTCATCTCCCAGATATGCTGATCAAGCTGCTGCAGTTTTCTCCCCCTCACACAAATCAGCTGTTTTCAATCAGTTCCAGCAGCAGCAGAGCATGTTATCACCCATCAATACAAGTGTTTTCTCCCCAAAAAATGTTGAGCACCCTCTATTGCAGGCTTCATTTGGTGTTGGATCTCCTGGAAGGATGTCTCCAAGAAGTGTAGAGCCTATCTCTCCTATGGGCTCTCGTCTCTCTGCATTTGCACAGCGGGAGAAGCAGAACCAACAACTTCGAAGCCTTAGTTCAAGGGATCTTGGATCAAACAATCCTGCAGTCTCCATTGTTGGGTCTACAGTAAATTCTTGGACCAAGTGGGGTTCCCCAAATGGGAAATTGGATTGGTCTGTTAGTGGAAGAAATGATCTTGGTCAACTTCGAAGATCATCATCATTTGAGCTTGCTAACAATGGTGAGGAGCCTGACCTTTCATGGGTCCAGTCTCTGGTTAAGGAATCACCTCCTGAGATGATTAAGGAGAAGTATGGTGTACCTGTTTCTGGTGCAGCCTCAACTGGTGAGGGATTGAATCCTAGTTCTCAAATTGATTCTGTCTTAGAATCTTGGCTTGAGCAGATGCAGCTTGATCAGCAGCAACAGCTTGTAGTCTAG
- the LOC110623926 gene encoding protein DETOXIFICATION 43 isoform X1, whose protein sequence is MAEDRALQQTERKWKMPLLVFFRDARLVFKMDELGSEILRIAVPAAMALAADPIASLIDTAFIGHLGPVEIAAVGVSIAIFNQASKVTIFPLVSITTSFVAEEDTVQRVSKEPQEVENLEKKDSGKTSVVKEDVMLENLEKGSATDTEKNKDSIPEDAATCKSPTFTEGKGVNEKSNNKKKGRRHIPSASTALIVGGILGLVQAIFLIFCAKPLLNIMGVKSNSPMLTPARKYLTLRSLGSPAVLLSLAMQGVFRGFKDTKTPLYATVAGDVTNIILDPIFIFVCRLGVSGAAIAHVLSQYLISLILLWRLMKKVDLLPPSLKDLQFGRFLKNGFLLLARVIAATICVTLAASRAARLGSTPMAAFQVCLQVWLTSSLLADGLAVAGQAIIACAFAEKDYQKATTAATRVLQMSFVLGLGLAVVVGVGLHFGDGIFSKDPNVLHIISIGIPFVAATQPINSIAFVFDGVNFGASDFAYSAYSMVLVAIASIAAIFVLSKTGGFVGIWVALTIFMGLRTFAGVWRMGTGTGPWGFLKGRLLP, encoded by the exons ATGGCTGAGGATAGAGCTTTGCAGCAAACTGAGAGAAAATGGAAGATGCCACTCCTGGTTTTCTTTAGAGATGCAAG ACTTGTTTTTAAGATGGATGAACTTGGTTCTGAGATACTAAGGATTGCAGTACCTGCTGCTATGGCTTTAGCTGCTGATCCCATTGCTTCGCTGATTGACACTGCATTCATTGGCCATCTGG GACCTGTGGAAATAGCCGCAGTTGGAGTTTCAATTGCCATCTTCAATCAAGCATCAAAAGTTACCATATTCCCATTGGTTAGTATCACTACTTCATTTGTTGCTGAGGAAGATACTGTTCAAAGGGTGAGCAAAGAACCACAAGAGGTGGAGAACTTGGAAAAGAAGGATTCAGGTAAAACCTCTGTAGTGAAAGAAGATGTCATGCTTGAGAACTTGGAGAAAGGATCAGCAACGGACACTGAAAAGAATAAAGATTCAATTCCAGAAGATG CAGCTACATGCAAGTCTCCCACTTTTACTGAAGGCAAAGGTGTCAATGAAAAATCAAACAATAAGAAGAAGGGAAGAAGACATATTCCTTCAGCCTCAACAGCACTCATTGTTGGAGGAATTCTTGGTCTTGTTCAGGCAATATTCCTCATTTTCTGTGCAAAACCTCTCCTCAATATCATGGGTGTGAAATCT AATTCCCCAATGTTAACTCCTGCAAGGAAGTATTTGACATTAAGATCACTAGGTTCTCCTGCAGTTCTTCTGTCTTTAGCCATGCAAGGAGTCTTCAGAGGATTTAAAGATACAAAAACTCCATTATATGCCACTG TTGCTGGAGATGTAACAAACATCATTTTGGATCCGATTTTCATCTTCGTCTGCCGGTTGGGGGTCAGCGGTGCAGCCATTGCACATGTTCTTTCCCA GTACTTGATTTCACTTATTCTCCTGTGGAGGTTAATGAAAAAAGTTGATCTCTTACCACCAAGTCTTAAAGATTTACAATTTGGTCGGTTTCTCAAAAATG GTTTCCTATTGTTGGCTAGAGTTATAGCTGCTACTATCTGTGTAACCTTAGCAGCATCAAGGGCAGCAAGGCTCGGTTCGACACCAATGGCTGCTTTTCAAGTCTGCTTACAGGTCTGGTTGACCTCATCACTTCTTGCAGATGGCTTGGCTGTTGCTGGACAG GCAATCATTGCCTGTGCATTTGCTGAGAAGGACTACCAGAAGGCAACAACTGCGGCAACTAGGGTTCTGCAG ATGAGTTTTGTTCTTGGCCTGGGGCTAGCTGTTGTTGTTGGAGTAGGTTTGCATTTTGGGGATGGAATTTTTTCAAAAGATCCTAATGTTCTTCACATTATAAGCATAGGCATTCCG TTTGTTGCAGCTACACAACCTATCAACTCGATAGCCTTTGTTTTTGATGGTGTGAACTTTGGAGCATCTGATTTTGCATATTCTGCATATTCAATG GTCCTTGTGGCTATAGCAAGCATTGCAGCCATTTTTGTTCTTTCTAAAACTGGTGGGTTTGTTGGAATATGGGTTGCTCTAACCATCTTTATGGGGCTACGTACATTTGCTGGTGTATGGAG AATGGGGACTGGAACTGGACCATGGGGTTTTCTCAAAGGTCGACTGTTGCCATAG
- the LOC110623926 gene encoding protein DETOXIFICATION 43 isoform X2, with amino-acid sequence MAEDRALQQTERKWKMPLLVFFRDARLVFKMDELGSEILRIAVPAAMALAADPIASLIDTAFIGHLGPVEIAAVGVSIAIFNQASKVTIFPLVSITTSFVAEEDTVQRVSKEPQEVENLEKKDSGKTSVVKEDVMLENLEKGSATDTEKNKDSIPEDATCKSPTFTEGKGVNEKSNNKKKGRRHIPSASTALIVGGILGLVQAIFLIFCAKPLLNIMGVKSNSPMLTPARKYLTLRSLGSPAVLLSLAMQGVFRGFKDTKTPLYATVAGDVTNIILDPIFIFVCRLGVSGAAIAHVLSQYLISLILLWRLMKKVDLLPPSLKDLQFGRFLKNGFLLLARVIAATICVTLAASRAARLGSTPMAAFQVCLQVWLTSSLLADGLAVAGQAIIACAFAEKDYQKATTAATRVLQMSFVLGLGLAVVVGVGLHFGDGIFSKDPNVLHIISIGIPFVAATQPINSIAFVFDGVNFGASDFAYSAYSMVLVAIASIAAIFVLSKTGGFVGIWVALTIFMGLRTFAGVWRMGTGTGPWGFLKGRLLP; translated from the exons ATGGCTGAGGATAGAGCTTTGCAGCAAACTGAGAGAAAATGGAAGATGCCACTCCTGGTTTTCTTTAGAGATGCAAG ACTTGTTTTTAAGATGGATGAACTTGGTTCTGAGATACTAAGGATTGCAGTACCTGCTGCTATGGCTTTAGCTGCTGATCCCATTGCTTCGCTGATTGACACTGCATTCATTGGCCATCTGG GACCTGTGGAAATAGCCGCAGTTGGAGTTTCAATTGCCATCTTCAATCAAGCATCAAAAGTTACCATATTCCCATTGGTTAGTATCACTACTTCATTTGTTGCTGAGGAAGATACTGTTCAAAGGGTGAGCAAAGAACCACAAGAGGTGGAGAACTTGGAAAAGAAGGATTCAGGTAAAACCTCTGTAGTGAAAGAAGATGTCATGCTTGAGAACTTGGAGAAAGGATCAGCAACGGACACTGAAAAGAATAAAGATTCAATTCCAGAAGATG CTACATGCAAGTCTCCCACTTTTACTGAAGGCAAAGGTGTCAATGAAAAATCAAACAATAAGAAGAAGGGAAGAAGACATATTCCTTCAGCCTCAACAGCACTCATTGTTGGAGGAATTCTTGGTCTTGTTCAGGCAATATTCCTCATTTTCTGTGCAAAACCTCTCCTCAATATCATGGGTGTGAAATCT AATTCCCCAATGTTAACTCCTGCAAGGAAGTATTTGACATTAAGATCACTAGGTTCTCCTGCAGTTCTTCTGTCTTTAGCCATGCAAGGAGTCTTCAGAGGATTTAAAGATACAAAAACTCCATTATATGCCACTG TTGCTGGAGATGTAACAAACATCATTTTGGATCCGATTTTCATCTTCGTCTGCCGGTTGGGGGTCAGCGGTGCAGCCATTGCACATGTTCTTTCCCA GTACTTGATTTCACTTATTCTCCTGTGGAGGTTAATGAAAAAAGTTGATCTCTTACCACCAAGTCTTAAAGATTTACAATTTGGTCGGTTTCTCAAAAATG GTTTCCTATTGTTGGCTAGAGTTATAGCTGCTACTATCTGTGTAACCTTAGCAGCATCAAGGGCAGCAAGGCTCGGTTCGACACCAATGGCTGCTTTTCAAGTCTGCTTACAGGTCTGGTTGACCTCATCACTTCTTGCAGATGGCTTGGCTGTTGCTGGACAG GCAATCATTGCCTGTGCATTTGCTGAGAAGGACTACCAGAAGGCAACAACTGCGGCAACTAGGGTTCTGCAG ATGAGTTTTGTTCTTGGCCTGGGGCTAGCTGTTGTTGTTGGAGTAGGTTTGCATTTTGGGGATGGAATTTTTTCAAAAGATCCTAATGTTCTTCACATTATAAGCATAGGCATTCCG TTTGTTGCAGCTACACAACCTATCAACTCGATAGCCTTTGTTTTTGATGGTGTGAACTTTGGAGCATCTGATTTTGCATATTCTGCATATTCAATG GTCCTTGTGGCTATAGCAAGCATTGCAGCCATTTTTGTTCTTTCTAAAACTGGTGGGTTTGTTGGAATATGGGTTGCTCTAACCATCTTTATGGGGCTACGTACATTTGCTGGTGTATGGAG AATGGGGACTGGAACTGGACCATGGGGTTTTCTCAAAGGTCGACTGTTGCCATAG